GCACACAACTGCCACTCATTTCTCATCATTCAtgttaataaactaaatttgtTTCATTCTTGAACACCAAATTCCTCCATAACAGCCTTTGATTCTAATCTGACACTCTTACATTTAACAATACAGAACAAAATTGAATTGTAAAAAttcatataataaaaataaaaatcaatataataataataataataatataaataataataataaaaataataataataataataattaattaatttgatttaaaagcgcctttcaggccacccaatAAAATCAGagtaataaaaacagtaaaacagtaaaaacagtaaatacagagaaaatagaATATTaagttatatattttatataattatataatttaaCAGATTAAAGTTCAATTGTATTTCTAATCAtatctaatgtttttttttttaaacttactttTATCCCTCCCACAACATGCATCAAGTATTGTAAAATATGAAAGatgatgaaattattttttttgagtgattcctattcaagacacttcgATAAGAATGACTCCATATTGTTAACTTAGCCTccaaagttacatttttttacattttcggTTGGTGATGTGCCTTGGGATTTTAtttcaatgaaagaaaaagtaaatgcaaaaaaggttgaaaaacagtgtTCTAGATTGTCCTGGTAATGACTTTAAGGGATCATTGAGGGGGACTTACTTCTCTATTGCTTTGCAGATTTCCTCTGTGGTCTTGTTGGCTTTACGCAGCGTAATGGCTAAGTTCTTGGAGCGATTGGCATCCAGTAGCGTGACTTTGTTCACTGCTTTTTGAGCTACCTTGTTCTTTTGGCAGGAAAGATCCACAATTGGACCCTGGGCTCGAGTCTTGAACAGCTCCTCAAATTTCTCCAGATCCAGCTCCTGCCCACATGAGAggatttttaataattaaagcaGAACGAAACactcatatctcaatgtttCGGTCCTTTTATATCACTGTATATCTTAGTGTGTCTCTTTGTTCATGCTTTAgaggtttttcttcatttgaatGATGAAATAGAACTAAAAAGGCAATATTATTATCAATGCTTCCTCATCAATTGTTGCAAATTTACTATCAATATTTAGTGTTGAAAAACGGTTGTTTTTtccagataaagacatagtgtaggcctcatagatcaataaatcaaagattattttcACGTAAAAAGATGTAAATGGTCAAAACTGACGCTTGAAGgtttgcattatgggatgtggagtcccgtaaacggATACCGAGGGGTGTTTTTATGGTTTTCTAactctgatttttatttttattttattttttaatctccaGCAACTTTAATTAATCATTGATTAAACTCTTCCAATTCATTGATCCTGGACAGCGGAAGCCAAGCTTTATTTTAAGTGGGCTGAATAGAAAAATCAACTGATTCAGCTTCTTTGTTCCCTAGTTTAACACATGTTGATTTCACAAATAATCTAATACGGGTCAAAACAGTGAGTCTGTGGGTGAAGTTCTGATCTACCTCAAGTACACGTTCATCATCAATCTCATTGAAGACAGTCCCATTAATCTGATTAGGCTTCAAGGCGGTCCAGTTAAAGACAGGCAGGCGAAACTTGGTCTTGATGGGCTTCTTGATTCTGATGGCTGTGATGCACAAACAAGTGAATAAAAAGAGATTTGCACCAGTTTTCATGAACATTCCAGAACAAACCACTTCACTGTGTAAGTGCTCACCTGACAGACCGAGGCTTAGGATGACAGAGGGAGACGCTTCTGGTAAAGGAGGTGCAAGAGGGGGaagaggtggtggtggtgggactGGTGCAGAAGGACCTGGAGGAAGACAAAAGATTGGCATTTAATTCTGTGTCATGATTTGTTCTTTGTCGACCAGAAGTCGTACACAGGAAACCAGTTTTGTGTTTCCTTTTCCTGCTCGAGCTGCAGGAACACAGCTGTGACCTCATCGTCTGGCTTCAAAACACACATCAATCAGAAACTGAAACGGTCAACTTTCACAATGACGTGCCACCAGAtgactaataatgattaataatgCTTATGACTCATAGTTTGTCACCTGAGGAGGAAGAAGGCAGAGGAGGGGGAGGcggtggaggtggtggaggagggggcggagcttcacTGGCCGGCGGTAAACTGGTGTCAGCTCCTGTCAATTCTATCAACCCTACTGTTGAACCCAAAGACAGCTGCCCAATGTTCCCCAGAGGGATTCCAACGGCTCCGCCCCCGACAGAGGCCACACCCAGCGGCTCGATGGCGATGTCTCCGTCTGCTTTCTTGTGTAAACGAATGGTGCCTTGCTGCTCGAGCTCCAGCAGCCGCCGCTCAATGTTGAAGTGCCTCTGGAATGCAGCATCCTTCTCTTTGATCATCCTCCTCAGGGTGTTGACCTGGGTGTTGGTCGACTCATACGTCTCCTGCGCGGTCACCAGGGGGCAGTAAAATGCATGAAACCATAGCGCCACAAAATACTGAAACACccctatttctttttttaacctaatTTGCTATCACAGAGATTTTACACCCAGGCATCTGAAAGTGATCTTtgtgaacacaaaaaaaagcctgACATGCATCATTGCATCGCTCCAGCTGTGGCTCACCCGGATAAGATGCAGGTCTTTGTCTTTCTGTAGGAGCAGCTTCTCCAGATCAGCAACTTTCATTATCGTCTCATTCTCAACCTCCACCAGCTTCTCTGTCACCTTGGAAAGAAGATGGACAGAAGTGTAAGATGATTTatgccagtgtttctcaaatgggggtcaaaaacattcaaaatatgaggttttatcatgtttatttctaGTTAAAAAGAATAATCTGGAGATGATCGCAAATggtaaaaactatagaaataaatctattcaggaggcacaaaATCCTCTTACATTCCACTtacttacaaaatgagattcttcgaaatgtgtgttatcacttatttaTTCCATCAATATGCTctatagcagtgtttctcaaatgggggtacgcaatggcactacagtgggtacttgagagagagagggaggaaaaataacaaaagaaagtATTGAAAATATGTCTTTTTTATGtttcattttagttaaaaatgatacatactaaatattaccagcaactcacagattgacaacaaaaacacccaaaataagacaaaaatatactgaataataaatagaacagacaataacaaaatacacaaaatgacaccaaaaacacacacactaagagagaagtATAGTTGATATTAAcagcaatacacaaaacgacaacaaatgagaacaaaatacacaagatcatgatacaaaagacaccaaaaacacacacactgagagaataatttaaataccaacaacacataacaacgacaactaaaacacacaaaataagagaaaaataaattgaataataaaaagaacagacaaacaacaaaaaaatacacaaaatgacaccaaaaacacacaaaattatgagaaaaatGTTCTAATATTCTAGTCGGACAAATGGGGTACTTGaatttagaaataagagaaagggggtacttgagccaaacaagtttgagaaccgttattttacacaataaacacattcaCATCATCAATAAAGAATAGGATGAACACAGTAGCATGATGCAGCAAGATCTTGTCATCGCGTTGAGAATTCATTTTCTCCCCGTTACACGTGCTGCACAGGAATTCTTGGAGTATCTTCATCCTTGTCCTCCTCTATCATTCCAGACTCCTGAGAGCAGATTGTTTTCAAATTCCTGGAATGATCTCATCACAACCCACAACCTTTCCATATTAAAGGGGCTCTTTGCAAACCAGCGTGGGATACAATGACGAAGAGAGCTCGAGCCgacaaaagaacaataaaaacattgtttaatgtgatatttctgCAGCGTAGCCTTTCCAATTATTATCTGGAGCCACTTGTGGAAAGCAAACATCGGGGTGATGTCTAATTAGCACATAGGGCGCAGCCAAAGTTAAATACACGTCTACCGATCCAAGAAAATCTCACAAACGGGCACTGGGAGCTTTGTTGGTGGTCTGGACTGGGAGGTGCACTTACATGGGACAGGTGATCCTCCAGTTCCTCCACCTTTTCTAGGGCTGCATTCTTCGTCTCTGCATCTTCCAGCAGGCCACCCACATCAAAGACGTTATCCAGGTAGGCCTGGATCTGCACCAGCAGCTTGTCACTCTCCGTATGTTTGGATTTCTGAACAAAGAACAATTTAATAAGCAAAAAACAAGCGTAACATACTTTAATGTATAACCAAAACTCCGTATCAGCACCTCCAGGTAGTCGTCCAGTCCCAGCTTTGTAAACTCATACTGTAGATGAACCCTGAAGTTCATATCCTCAACTGAGTGGACCACGATGTTGATAAACTGCATGCAGGCGACCTGGACCACAAACACAATGAGACTTCATTAAAACATGGATAGACCCTGTACAggttagggctgcacaattaatcaaatttgaatTGTGACTACGATTCTGGCTGCCATGaataaattaacctgatcgttgGTGATTTTTACATTCAAAATGCGGGCTCTGTTACATATCTAATCGGACACTTTCTCAACCCCAGTAGTCAgccaaccaccagggggcgGACACATGGCTTCATTACAGTATCTCAATAAAAAGCGAGCTAAACTTCGGGGTACTCGGAATTGCGTCCAGCTTCATCTGGCTTGATGTTGCATCATttgcattgattttaaatgcaatCTAGTCCCTGAAGTCACATTCcgtgtgaacacaccttaatGTTCTTGCCTTTATACGctgacatttttttcaacaagTTTCCCTCTGTAAAGTCTTAATTCTTGggtaaattttaatttttagtatttatcattattctttgtttaaagcttttattttgcacttGTTAAAAAGTCTTTCATTCAAAATACAGACATGatgattaattgtgattaataatcgtgattacaaaaTTTATCAAAATAATCACGatgatcattttggccataatcatgCAGCCCTAGTACAGGTGTATCGTTTTCAATAAATTCCAGGTGATTGTGGTGAACAACGCCCAAATGGAATTATAAGTACACTAAATAGTTTAATGGTCAcgccaaaaagaaaaaacaaacaaacaaataaacgtcAACTTACCATGAAGTCTATGTTTCCCTCCTCACTGCGGAAGTAATCCATGAGTCGCTCAAAGCGATGCTTCTCTTTACAAACCTAACATATGAAAAAGAGACAAAGCAGTGGTAAAAGCAGTCATTATTACAGACAGAATATGTGCtaataaaataagatattttttgttctaattaaaacatattaattatatttgaaTAACCATACTCTTACCACCGCCAAAGAGACaatattttcactggcatttatttatttttgttttatttgttatttattaatggGGATGGACATTTCTTTCAGTTTGAATGATCctgatgatcaggatcattgatccagataacttccAATATCTGGCAGAAAGGTTGTTTGgcacttggcggaggtttgtggAAATTATATGagccaaaaactgaaaaagctcatcctcatgctgcgttcacaaagaatgcgtcttctgcggcaccggacgcatctgccgtgCAAAACATACCTCAGGTTTCGcaagatcaaaaaatgtccccaattcgcttcatacgcacgtctgaaCCAAAGCCTCGCCCACCAgagacacatccaactcggtgagtttcactgttgcgctcctttttctcctctcataaacataaaccaccagtgaaaaaactacagagagaacttttacccgctactaccacctcctcgctgattctcctccacaccaaaacCTTCcaagtccggtcccggttataaagacCGTGTCATACAACttcaggtggtcacacacagcttctactccatggttgaatgggtgaacagaccggtgtccgtgttgacggcctgacgtcattgtcaacaaaaactcggcttggctttcgtcatgccaAAAGATCGCAGGAGTTCCATATTTTCAGCTCTTCGGGAGCGCActcgcacaggaaagatttcacatctgggacgcatctatccattgactttgtatgtaatctggacgtacgaacatttcgtgacgcatccggtgtgaacgcagcataactgTGGGCTTGTCAGTATGTGAGTTTATTGTTAGACTTCTAAATTTGTTTCAGAGACCTGTCACTTGCATTCCTGCAGGATACATTTAACCCAATAATGGAGGAATCGTCTCCACATGTGGCTTGATTGGCTCTCTGCGTCTCGCTCAGGGGCATTGGATTGTAAAGCTGATTGTCTGGATCTGGTGTTTAGATACGTGTGAAGGCAGAAAGTGAAAACCGAAACGAACATTTCTGGTCCACTAACGCCCTTTAGGAAGTTGATCTTAATCATGTCTCAAAGGTTGGCGTTTCCCACATCTGGGGTCCTAATGACAGAATAAACTCAGTCAGCTGAGCGCTCCTTTACTTTCATTCCTCGACGAAACCTCTTTATGTCCAAGTACACGTTGTCAGTGATGGGAGACGTGATCGCTGTTTGAAACCATCTTTCCTTCAGTGATTTATAAACAGTGCAATTGTATTCGTGAGTGGTTCCAGTTTTATTCCAACAGTAGCTTAGGGCACCTCTTTGAAGTTGTCAAACGCTGAAAGGATGATCTCGTGACCTCCTCGAACTAGACAGACAGCAGCGAGCAGCTCCAGAACCAAAGCTTTTGTCCTGGAAAAAAAGACACCGATCAGTCCAACACAATTCTTTCATATGTCGGCAAAAACAGTAACAAAGGTACAGAAAGAAGCTTTAATCTGCCGCTGTTAGATAGATGTgatcagggttgaggtcaatttcatttttcagtaacaaatatgttttcaatagcccctgttcaattgcaattcaactacgattacagtgaccagcattttttccaattacaattacaatactatcctcagaaagtcaattacaattacattctcaattactaaagttcaatttcaaTGAATAACAATTtctaagcctgaaataaataacctaataaaagttaacggGTCGTAAATCAGCggtaaaatatactaaacactaatatctattatctaatttctttcctatctattggttaccttgttaggcttcctaatcattgTAAATATAggtattttgttttgattttatctttttaaagcttaatatggaacatattttaaaattattaacaacatatgtgtagaactgtacacagaactgtaacatggttccccagtttagcattaaattaaaatttaccatttttttttgagaattttcatggcaattacaatgacaaactcaattatctaaactcaattacaatttgattacgatttggccagcaacagatttttataattacaattacaattaagtcatagttgtaatttattatcaataattataattagaattgaccccaaccccggATGTGATtgatttaaagggcccatgttacgctaaattaacttttctgtgctttaaacaccATCAAagttcctttcttactgcagggcaaacccaaacacctcgctccaatttgatgacgtttcccactttgatgacgaatttgacgcggcactgagctggagaagcgtccttcgtgcagtgctatgtatgtattttctacaatctatgtatgtaccggcgaacacCCTGCCCCCACGCTCTGCctcgtgtttataaagtagTATGAGCCCTGCTACTgtgtgggtgggaggagggcgggccctCCTCTGGCCCAACTTCACCGTACAGGgaggacacgcccactcatgaaaatgcataagtaggccgcaaatcagcctgtttgtgtagagttgctcagaaagtcacttttcagaggctaaaactctggaaaacaggcgattttgggaaaacaaacctcaaatattatgtttttggggttctcagaacaaatggagatggttgaaaaatagcatgacatgggacctttaaatctCTGAGGCAGGGGAAGGTCTTAACGCTTTTTACACCTTCATTATGTGAGGCCATTAGTCTCTGTGGTTTACCACTAATCACATTTTATGTAAACACTCCTTAAGCAGTTTGTGCAAACAGATCAGATCTCTGACTTCAGAAAGAAGCACAACCCCGAGGGTAAGGAAAAGCATATCAGATTAACTCCCTGTAGGCTTTCTCCTATTGTTTGACCATGGCCTGTTTCTACAAAGACCAGGTCTTCTGTTCTTACCTTGAGTTTTTATTGTTCAAGCTGAGAGCAATTTCATTGACTGCATGTGCATGAGACATGACCATATTGAAGCCATACTGCGGATCGAAAAAAGAGAGAAGCAGGACAAGATGTGTTCAGAGAAATCTGGTGTTTACGACCTCTATAGTGCATGTTCTTcaactatactgtatataaagtaTCTTCAAGTGTTGCAGATTGGTACCTGGTAATTCATGATGGCCCTCAAGCACATGATGCACACATGGACGTCGTCTTTCTGACTCACAAGGCGGGAGTTCTTAATGGTTTTGCTGTTGGAAACGGATCCATAGCTGTAACAGAAGACAGACGCTGGTGTGTAAACAACATTCAGTGATCACATCAAGTTGTTTAGTTGCTTTTTACTACACTCGTAAAAGCAGGGATCTCTAAGAGAGAGCGAGATAAATGTTGTGGGtatataaataattatatatacagtatatatggggGATTCCGTGTCATTTGTATACACAGTGTTGTTATATACCTGAAGTGCACATCATTAAAGAGCATCTTATTGCTGCAGACTGTACAAGAGACTTTTTTTatgttgaaatatttaaatctatacTAATATATTACACGAATGTCTaactttttaatgagttttaaatgtttgaaaaccTGAAAGTGACTCAGTCCTTGCGACAAAAGCCaaattatattatttgtttgtttgtgtcttagcaggattatgtcaaaagtagttaaccaaagataaacttaagaccaggggtgcccaatccaCGATcctgatcatttgaatcaggcgTGTTGGAAGatgggaaacatctaaaacatgcaggataggggcccttgaggaccaggattgggcacctCGTCTTAGACCATGCATTGCATTATATTTTGGAGGGattccagatcaatatactgattctagatcagaaaaatgaaaaagtccCTATCTCTATCATCGTTGGCACAATTTCCAAAATTCATCTGTTTGTAATTGAACGAAcattgactcagttatgtcaggttggttcctcaattactccaCTGAGTTTAATCAAGATGATTGCgcaatttttcaaaagaaatgtgggtgcccatacatttggacctactgttttgttattaatggggatatacatttcttccaagcctttaaagtgtgaatgatcatggtacaatgatcaggatcactgatcgaGATTTGGCGCTTGGGGAGGTTTTCCCTCTGAgtgctattgttttattttaaaaaaagaatgtcaACTGGTATTAAAACCTGCTCCCAGTTGTCTTTTGTTTGCGAACACTGTAGTCCAGCATCTGGGTAGATGAAGGAGAACAGATAAAGGCAGATAACACTAAAAGGTCCTTGATACAGCTGGATATCTTTGTCCAAAGCAAAGTCTAAAGTTCTAGAGAGATGCCACAAAACTCAGCTCCATCACAATTCAGGCATTTCTTTTAAAGAACCAGCTCAAAAACCAAGTGGTAGCATGAAAGCATTCAGGGTTAAAGCAGAGAACAGTGATACCAGGGGCAGCAGTAAGGCTAGCTCAGCGCTACATACCGGAGCACAGACTGTCGGGCAGAGCGCACCAGTGTGTTGCAGAAGGGTTGGGCACTCAAGTGATGCAGATCCTCAATGGACCTGCTCCAAGACTTAGCCTTGTCCAAGAAGCCATCCTCTCCATTTTCTATGCCTTCAAAATCCAACCTGGGCAACATccacgcagacagacagacagacgacGGACAGGCCGACACAGAGGCAGACGCAGACGAGAGGCACGAGGGAGGTTAAGTTAGGAAGGCAGCTTGGTAGAGAGCCAAGGATTATCACAGGAGCTGTCATCAAGCTGGAGGATAAAGCTCAGCGAAGAGAATGTGCTTCAGGCAAGACATCGCTCACTACAACATATATCACATCTTACAGAAACACCGAAATGCATCAAAGCATACAAAACACTGAGTGCAAAGCTCCAGAAATGTAGTTTacttcatgtgtgtgtttatgtctgtgtgtgtgtgtgtgtgtgttcgtgcatGCGCAAACTTACATGACAGCACACTGGGCAAATGACAGATACTCCACCAACACATCCAGACCTCTGTTCTCATCGTTGAGGAACTCCCTGACCCACCTGTGACGCACAGACG
This portion of the Gouania willdenowi chromosome 7, fGouWil2.1, whole genome shotgun sequence genome encodes:
- the fmnl3 gene encoding formin-like protein 3 isoform X4; this encodes MNLPPDKARLLRQYDNEKKWDLICDQERFQVKNPPHTYIQKLRGYLDPAVTRKKFRRRVQESTKVLRELEISLRTNHIGWVREFLNDENRGLDVLVEYLSFAQCAVIYGSVSNSKTIKNSRLVSQKDDVHVCIMCLRAIMNYQYGFNMVMSHAHAVNEIALSLNNKNSRTKALVLELLAAVCLVRGGHEIILSAFDNFKEVCKEKHRFERLMDYFRSEEGNIDFMVACMQFINIVVHSVEDMNFRVHLQYEFTKLGLDDYLEKSKHTESDKLLVQIQAYLDNVFDVGGLLEDAETKNAALEKVEELEDHLSHVTEKLVEVENETIMKVADLEKLLLQKDKDLHLIRETYESTNTQVNTLRRMIKEKDAAFQRHFNIERRLLELEQQGTIRLHKKADGDIAIEPLGVASVGGGAVGIPLGNIGQLSLGSTVGLIELTGADTSLPPASEAPPPPPPPPPPPPPLPSSSSGPSAPVPPPPPLPPLAPPLPEASPSVILSLGLSAIRIKKPIKTKFRLPVFNWTALKPNQINGTVFNEIDDERVLEELDLEKFEELFKTRAQGPIVDLSCQKNKVAQKAVNKVTLLDANRSKNLAITLRKANKTTEEICKAIEKFDLKALPVDFVECLMRFLPTEAEVKVLRQYERERRPLDQLAEEDRFMLFFSKIERLTQRMNIITFVGNFADNVNLLTPQLNAIIAASASVKSSPKLKRMLEIILALGNYMNSSKRGCVYGFKLQSLDLLLDTKSTDRKMTLLHYIALIVKEKYTELANFYNELHFVEKAAAVSLENVLLDVRELGKGMDLIRRECSLHDHSVLKGFLHASDSQLDKLQKDARTAEEAFNSVVNYFGESAKTAPPSVFFPVFVRFIKAYKDAVEQNHLRKKQEEAMREKLLAQEAKQQDPKVQAQKKRQQQHELIAELRKRQAKDHRPVYEGKDGTIEDIITVLKSVPFTARTAKRGSRFFCEANLCDDSNC
- the fmnl3 gene encoding formin-like protein 3 isoform X3; the encoded protein is MNLPPDKARLLRQYDNEKKWDLICDQERFQVKNPPHTYIQKLRGYLDPAVTRKKFRRRVQESTKVLRELEISLRTNHIGWVREFLNDENRGLDVLVEYLSFAQCAVMLDFEGIENGEDGFLDKAKSWSRSIEDLHHLSAQPFCNTLVRSARQSVLRYGSVSNSKTIKNSRLVSQKDDVHVCIMCLRAIMNYQYGFNMVMSHAHAVNEIALSLNNKNSRTKALVLELLAAVCLVRGGHEIILSAFDNFKEVCKEKHRFERLMDYFRSEEGNIDFMVACMQFINIVVHSVEDMNFRVHLQYEFTKLGLDDYLEKSKHTESDKLLVQIQAYLDNVFDVGGLLEDAETKNAALEKVEELEDHLSHVTEKLVEVENETIMKVADLEKLLLQKDKDLHLIRETYESTNTQVNTLRRMIKEKDAAFQRHFNIERRLLELEQQGTIRLHKKADGDIAIEPLGVASVGGGAVGIPLGNIGQLSLGSTVGLIELTGADTSLPPASEAPPPPPPPPPPPPPLPSSSSGPSAPVPPPPPLPPLAPPLPEASPSVILSLGLSAIRIKKPIKTKFRLPVFNWTALKPNQINGTVFNEIDDERVLEELDLEKFEELFKTRAQGPIVDLSCQKNKVAQKAVNKVTLLDANRSKNLAITLRKANKTTEEICKAIEKFDLKALPVDFVECLMRFLPTEAEVKVLRQYERERRPLDQLAEEDRFMLFFSKIERLTQRMNIITFVGNFADNVNLLTPQLNAIIAASASVKSSPKLKRMLEIILALGNYMNSSKRGCVYGFKLQSLDLLLDTKSTDRKMTLLHYIALIVKEKYTELANFYNELHFVEKAAAVSLENVLLDVRELGKGMDLIRRECSLHDHSVLKGFLHASDSQLDKLQKDARTAEEAFNSVVNYFGESAKTAPPSVFFPVFVRFIKAYKDAVEQNHLRKKQEEAMREKLLAQEAKQQDPKVQAQKKRQQQHELIAELRKRQAKDHRPVYEGKDGTIEDIITAERKIIDSIFHS
- the fmnl3 gene encoding formin-like protein 3 isoform X1, with protein sequence MNLPPDKARLLRQYDNEKKWDLICDQERFQVKNPPHTYIQKLRGYLDPAVTRKKFRRRVQESTKVLRELEISLRTNHIGWVREFLNDENRGLDVLVEYLSFAQCAVMLDFEGIENGEDGFLDKAKSWSRSIEDLHHLSAQPFCNTLVRSARQSVLRYGSVSNSKTIKNSRLVSQKDDVHVCIMCLRAIMNYQYGFNMVMSHAHAVNEIALSLNNKNSRTKALVLELLAAVCLVRGGHEIILSAFDNFKEVCKEKHRFERLMDYFRSEEGNIDFMVACMQFINIVVHSVEDMNFRVHLQYEFTKLGLDDYLEKSKHTESDKLLVQIQAYLDNVFDVGGLLEDAETKNAALEKVEELEDHLSHVTEKLVEVENETIMKVADLEKLLLQKDKDLHLIRETYESTNTQVNTLRRMIKEKDAAFQRHFNIERRLLELEQQGTIRLHKKADGDIAIEPLGVASVGGGAVGIPLGNIGQLSLGSTVGLIELTGADTSLPPASEAPPPPPPPPPPPPPLPSSSSGPSAPVPPPPPLPPLAPPLPEASPSVILSLGLSAIRIKKPIKTKFRLPVFNWTALKPNQINGTVFNEIDDERVLEELDLEKFEELFKTRAQGPIVDLSCQKNKVAQKAVNKVTLLDANRSKNLAITLRKANKTTEEICKAIEKFDLKALPVDFVECLMRFLPTEAEVKVLRQYERERRPLDQLAEEDRFMLFFSKIERLTQRMNIITFVGNFADNVNLLTPQLNAIIAASASVKSSPKLKRMLEIILALGNYMNSSKRGCVYGFKLQSLDLLLDTKSTDRKMTLLHYIALIVKEKYTELANFYNELHFVEKAAAVSLENVLLDVRELGKGMDLIRRECSLHDHSVLKGFLHASDSQLDKLQKDARTAEEAFNSVVNYFGESAKTAPPSVFFPVFVRFIKAYKDAVEQNHLRKKQEEAMREKLLAQEAKQQDPKVQAQKKRQQQHELIAELRKRQAKDHRPVYEGKDGTIEDIITVLKSVPFTARTAKRGSRFFCEANLCDDSNC
- the fmnl3 gene encoding formin-like protein 3 isoform X2, encoding MNLPPDKARLLRQYDNEKKWDLICDQERFQVKNPPHTYIQKLRGYLDPAVTRKKFRRRVQESTKVLRELEISLRTNHIGWVREFLNDENRGLDVLVEYLSFAQCAVMLDFEGIENGEDGFLDKAKSWSRSIEDLHHLSAQPFCNTLVRSARQSVLRYGSVSNSKTIKNSRLVSQKDDVHVCIMCLRAIMNYQYGFNMVMSHAHAVNEIALSLNNKNSRTKALVLELLAAVCLVRGGHEIILSAFDNFKEVCKEKHRFERLMDYFRSEEGNIDFMVACMQFINIVVHSVEDMNFRVHLQYEFTKLGLDDYLEKSKHTESDKLLVQIQAYLDNVFDVGGLLEDAETKNAALEKVEELEDHLSHVTEKLVEVENETIMKVADLEKLLLQKDKDLHLIRETYESTNTQVNTLRRMIKEKDAAFQRHFNIERRLLELEQQGTIRLHKKADGDIAIEPLGVASVGGGAVGIPLGNIGQLSLGSTVGLIELTGADTSLPPASEAPPPPPPPPPPPPPLPSSSSGPSAPVPPPPPLPPLAPPLPEASPSVILSLGLSAIRIKKPIKTKFRLPVFNWTALKPNQINGTVFNEIDDERVLEELDLEKFEELFKTRAQGPIVDLSCQKNKVAQKAVNKVTLLDANRSKNLAITLRKANKTTEEICKAIEKFDLKALPVDFVECLMRFLPTEAEVKVLRQYERERRPLDQLAEEDRFMLFFSKIERLTQRMNIITFVGNFADNVNLLTPQLNAIIAASASVKSSPKLKRMLEIILALGNYMNSSKRGCVYGFKLQSLDLLLDTKSTDRKMTLLHYIALIVKEKYTELANFYNELHFVEKAAAVSLENVLLDVRELGKGMDLIRRECSLHDHSVLKGFLHASDSQLDKLQKDARTAEEAFNSVVNYFGESAKTAPPSVFFPVFVRFIKAYKDAVEQNHLRKKQEEAMREKLLAQEAKQQDPKVQAQKKRQQQHELIAELRKRQAKDHRPVYEGKDGTIEDIITDLRNQPFLRADALIRSGWKRP